AAAAAATTTAACCAAGTTTTTGACAAAATAATATCTTAACTTTTTGTTTTGATCAACAAGAACAACAAAATAATATTTTAACTAATACTTCGAAAAACAAACTATTAAATGGGTAGGTTTCCATAAAAAAAGGGTAACAAAAACTATTATGAGTCTATGGCAAGATTACTATCATATTTAGCCTACTTTTTATTTTAAAAACTTACAAATGCAGGAATTCAAAAATATCAAAAAATAAAATCAGGATATTTTATTCGAAAATAATAAAGAATAATATCATGAAGGAGACAAATTACTATTTGTAGATTAGAACTTCACATAACTACCAACGAACCCAAGGATAATACTAGCTTCACATAAAATCTTTAAAAAATCTAATATTCAGAAAAGATAATTATCGATTTATTTCATTTCATAATTTTATTATATAGCCCCACACTCACACACACTCATCTTCACAGGCTTTTAACGTGGAGGTAAAGAAAGTAAAACACAAAGCAGAGAGCAATGGACTCTCTTTCTTCCTCTTCCTTCATCTCCACCTTCTCTCCTGCATCCTCTCTTCTTCTTCCCCGCCCATCTTCCTCTCGCCGTCTCCTCCGTATCAACTCCGCCGTCGTCGAAGAACGATCGCCCATCACTAACCCAAGCCAAAACAATGACCTTCCTCCGAGCAAACCTAAGAAACTCTACACTCGAACCAACCACACCGCCGTTTCATCTCCGGCGAAACCCCGACAACAAACGTCTCTAGCAACAGCTCTCTTCACCACCATGGAAGAAGTCATCAACACGTTTATCGACCCACCGTCACGTCCTTCCGTAGATCCAAAACACGTCCTCTCAGACAACTTCGCTCCTGTCCTCGATGAGCTTCCTCCCACTGAGTGCGAGATCATCCACGGCTCTCTTCCGCCGTCTCTCAACGGCGCTTACATCCGTAACGGCCCTAACCCACAGTTTCTCCCACGTGGGCCCTACCATTTATTTGACGGTGACGGTATGCTTCACGCGATCCGCATCCGTGACGGTAAAGCAACGCTCTGCAGCAGATACGTTAAGACTTACAAGTACAACGTTGAGAAACAAACCGGAACTCCGGTTATCCCTAACGTCTTTTCTGGATTTAACGGCGTACCGGCGTCTATGGCTCGCGGAGCTTTAACGGCGTTCAGGGTTTTAGCTGGACAGTTTAATCCGATCAACGGCATTGGTTTAGCGAACACGAGCCTCGCTTTCTTCTGTAACCGTCTCTTCGCTTTGGGAGAATCCGATTTGCCGTACGCCGTACGATTAACGGAGAGCGGAGATATCGTGACGATCGGACGGCACGATTTCGACGGGAAGTTAGCGATGAGCATGACAGCTCACCCGAAAACCGATCCCGAAACCGGAGAGACGTTCGCTTTCCGGTACGGTCCGGTTCCACCGTTTCTAACGTTTTTCCGGTTCGATTCGACCGGGAAGAAGCGAAAAGACGTTCCGGTTTTCTCCATGACGTCTCCCTCGTTCCTCCACGACTTCGCGATCACGAGGCGTCACGCGATTTTCTCGGAGATTCAGATTCGGATGAGGATGGATTCGATGCTCGAAGGAGGATCTCCCGTCGGCGCCGATAACGGCAAAACGCCGAGGCTCGGAGTGATTCCGCGCTACGCCGAAGACGAATCGGAGATGAAATGGTTTGAGGTTCCTGGATTCAACATCATCCACGCCATCAACGCTTGGGACGAAGACGACGGGAACACCATCGTTCTCATCGCTCCCAACATTATGTCGATCGAGCATACGCTGGAGAGGATGGAGCTCGTCCACGCCTTGGTGGAGAAGGTGAAGATCGATCTCGTCACCGGGATCGTGACACGTCATCCGATCTCCGCGAGGAACCTCGATTTCGCCGTTATCAATCCGGCGTTTGTCGGTAGACAGAGCCGTTACGTGTACGCGGCGATCGGAGATCCGATGCCGAAGATCTCCGGGGTGGTGAAGCTCGACGTGACTAGAGGAGATAGGGACGATTGCACGGTGGCGCGTAGGATGTACGGTCCAGGCTGTTACGGAGGCGAACCGTTTTTCGTAGCTAGGGATCCTGGTAATCCGGAGGCGGAGGAGGATGACGGTTACGTGGTGACGTATGTGCATGATGAGGTGGCGGGAGAGTCGAAGTTTCTCGTGATGGACGCGAAGTCGCCGGAGCTTGAAGTCGTAGCCGCAGTGAGGTTGCCGCGAAGGGTTCCGTACGGATTCCATGGACTATTTGTGAAGGAGAGTGACCTTAATAAGCTTTAACTATAGAATCTTCTTAGGTGTTGTTGCATTTTAAACATTATAGTATACATAGTTTGGTAGTGGTCGAATGTATATAAAACATGTATCAAAGCTTTTAAATATTCTTCTTTTTAAACGTATTCTGCTGCTTCTTACTTTCTTTGGCAACAAAACTTATGAATTTCTTTTAGTTCAAAAAAGAAACTTATGAATTTCTCTTATGTTCCAACCATAATAGTAGTATTTTATGCCGACAAATATAATTTATTGTAGGGTAACATAAATATGTTATTTCAAGAGATTACAATTATAAAATAGTTTATTAACAATAGATTTAAAAATCTTATATACGCATGAAAATATGGCATGTACAACTATTTTCTCTAAAATATAAAAATACACATTCTTATGATAAAATTAAATTTGAAAAATCTATCGGCGGAAATATGAGTTACCGGATAATGAACATTAATTAATTCACGAAAACAGTAAGGAACGTGAAAAAGATTGTGGTTGAGTGAGTGGTAGGACCAACGAGACATTATTATGAGGAAGACATGAACATAAGAATGAACATAAGAGCATCATTATTGGTGTTCTTAACACTGTCCTTAACCTCTAATTATTATTTTTTTAAACAAAAGTGAGTTAGAGACGAAGCTTTCGTTTGTTAATTAGTAGACGTTTAATGCCCGTCCTTAAGGACACGCGTCGTAACCCGAGAGGAAGACCGAATCGGGAGAGTTACAACGCTTGAAGTATCGACTTCATTTTCTTTGCTTATCTTCTCTTTCTCTGGCGACGGCGATTGCAGGAGACGACACCGACCTCGACACCGCGTTCTCCGATCTCGGTTACAATCGCCACCTCTCTGTGTATCGCCTCTCTTCTCCCTCACTTCTCTGATCTATCCGCCGAATCGCGATCTCCTTCTCTCAATCGAATCGATTGTTAACAAGGTAAGCTCACTCCTCTGTACCTCGTTGTGAGATTCGATTGTATTGTTAATTGACTGAATGATTGTTGTTTGTGATTGAATGGTTGTTGTTTGAGTAAATAAAATCGGAAATTAGGGTTTGTGAGGATACTCTTTAAAATATGTGAATCACCCCTCTTCTCTTTCGAATACTTTTCTCTCTTTCGAAAAATTTTCTCTCTTTTTTAAATTTTCAATGGCATCATCTTCCCATTATCAATACCACAAAGATGATGATGATGATGATGACATATTTGATGATTTATTCGAAAATTTCATTCCAGAACCAAAACAGCGGAAACCACGTATATTTATCGAGCGAAACCGAGAAGAAGGTCATGATCAACTCTGGAATGATTGTTTTTATGATAATCCTACATATCCTCACAATTTATTCCGCCGCCGGTTTCGAATGAACAAGGCTTTGTTCTTGAGTATTGTGCATCGTCTCTCTTCGGAAGTAGCGTATTTTCAACCAACACAAGACGCTACCGGACAGTCCGGTCTTTCACCGCTCCAAAAATGCACCGCAGCAATTCGTCAATTGACATATGGTGGTGGGGCTGATACTGTCGACGAATATGTAAGACTTGGTGAAACAACAGCTCGAAAATGTTTGCATGAGTTTTCCGCTGCAATAATCAACTTGTTTGGCGATGAATACCTTAGGCGCCCCACGGCAGCTGATCTTGAAAGACTACTCAATATTGCAGAACACCGTGGATTTTCCGGAATGGTTGGAAGCATATATTGCATGCATTGGGAGTGGAAGAATTGTCCTAACTCTTGGAAAGGAATGTATTCACGAGGAACCGACAAACCAACAATTGTCTTGGAGGCAGTAGCTTCATATGACCTCTGGATATGGCACGCGTTTTTTTGAGCTCCAGGTACTATGAATGATCTAAATATTCTTGATCGATCCAATGTTTTCGATGACATTATTAACGGTGTTGCCCCGGAAGTCAACTTCTCTGTCAACGGAACAGACTACCATTTCGGTTACTTATCTCACAGATGGTATTTATCCGAAATGGACGACTTTTATTCAATCTATCTCACTACCACAAGGACCAAAAAAATCGTTATTTACTACAACCCAAGAATCAGTCCGAAAAGATGTCGAGCGTGCTTTTGGAGTCTTGCAAGCTAGATTCGCCGTGGTTAAAAATCCATCCAGTTTATGGGATAAGCGCAAAATAGCAAATATTATGAGAGCATGTATCATACTCCATAATATGATTGTCGAAGATGAAAGAGATTCATACACTCAGTATGACTTTTTAGAATTTAAACATGAACAAAATGAGGACCTCACATATTCTGTCGAAATGCCTACAAATCTCGGTAATACGCTTCAACGACGAACAAGAGTCCGGGATAGACAAGTCCATCAACAATTAAAAATGATTTGATTGAACATATATGAGCTAAATTTGGACATCTTCAAAATAATATGTAATTTTTAAGTTTCTATTAATGTAATAAAATGTTTATCATGTTTCTGAATTTTTTTTTATTCAACTTTGTAATTTTTTTTTTCATCTTCGTAATTTTCTTTTATGTTTTCAATGTTTAATGTTATATGTTTTATATAAAACTTATTTTTTACATTTATTTTAGTTATTAAAATAAACAATCAAAATTTTCTAAGGACTCATAAAAGTCCTTACCAATAATCAACAAAAATTCAAAAGTCCTTAACTTTGTCCTTAAACCCTAAAGTAATCAATAATAATGCTAAAGACTTAATTTGGGTCCCTCCTATAATGATGCTCTAAGGTTCGGATATGGTCCAACATCCTTTTCATTTTTAATGTATTCATTGTCTTTTAAAATAAAACTAGGATAAAACTTGTGTTTATTTGTATATATTATCGATAATTTTTTAAATATTTATCATTTAATTTATACATATACAATATTTGTTGTTGTTATTATATAATTTCTTTCTGATGGATCATATCAATTTTTATTAAAAATTATGGAACAAAACTATAATTAATATATCATGGGTTGATCTAATAGGACATTAAACAAATTATGACACAAAAACCTTATTTTTTCTATCGAACACATTCTTGAAAAAAGTGAACAGTATTATTTCCACAGTTTAATTATTTTGTCATTTATCTTCCATATGGTTTTGAAAGGTTTCAAATCAACCATCGAACTGATACATGTCATTTTAAGGGTAATTGCCAAAAATACCATTTTCAAAATACCACTTTTCATGTTTACACTAACCACTTTTACCCTCATCTTTAATGAAAGGTAAAAGAAATTTATAACCTTTTGATTAACTTTGATAAAAAAATAACTAATCTAAACTTAAATCATCAACTCCAAACCCTAAATCATCAACTCCAAACCCTAAATCATCAACTCTAAACCTTAAACCATGAAACATCAAATCTAAATCCTAAACCCCAAAACATCAACTCTATACCCTAAACCCTAAACCTTCAAATCTAAACCCTAAAACATCAACTCTAAACCCTAAACGTAAACCCTAATCCTAAATCTAAACTGAAAACATCAACTTTAAACCCTAAACCATCAACTCTAAACCCTAAACAATGAAACATCAACTCTAAACCTTAAACCCCGAAACATCAACTCCAAACCCTAAACCCTAAACCTTCAAATATAAACCCTAAAACATCAACTCTAAACCCTAAACGTAAACCCTAAACCTTCAAATCTAAACCCTAAAACATCAACTCTAGGGTTTTAGGGTTTAAGGTTTAGGATTTAGGATTTAGGATTTAGGGTTTAGAGTTTAGGATTTAGGGTTTAGGGTTGAAGGTTTAGGGTTTAGAGTTGATGTTTTAGGGGTTAGAGTTTAAAGTTTAGGGTTTAGGGTTCGTATTTCGGAAAAAATTGGGGTTATGATTGATGGTTTAGGGTTTAGAGTTGAAGTTTAGGGTTTAGGGTTTAGAGTCTATGTTTTAGGGTTTAGAGTTTAAAGTTTAGGGTTTAGAGTTGATGTTTCGGGGTTTAGGGTTTAGAGTTGATGTTTCAGGGTTTAGGGTTCGTATTTTAAAAAAAAGGGTGTAGGATTGATGGTTTAGGGTTTAGGGTTCGTATTTCGGAAAAAATTGGGGTTATGATTGATGGTTTAGGGTTTAGAGTTTAGTTTTAGGGTTTAGGGTTTGAATTTCGAAATAATATGAGGGCAAATCTCCAAAATAGCACCTTTATAAGTTTATATCACAAAAATTAATTTGAAAAAAAAATATTTTCTATTTTTTTAGATTTTTATTAATTTAAAGATTATTTATTATATATATAAAGAACAAGGACATCAAAATCTTTTGCCACTTAGTGTAGAAGGTATTTTTGAAAAAGTCGCTTTAGTGGTGGTAAAAATGAAAAGTGGTAGTATGAAAGTGGTAAACATGTAATTTTCCCTCATTTTAATACTTTTAGTCGTATAATTAAGGAAAGCTTACATTTTTTTTGTAATTTAACGTCGTTCTAAAAGATTAAAAATATAACATATAAGAAAAATATAACATATGTTATAAATCATGGAGTGGATTGCCATTAACCAAGACAAGAGGAGAAAGCTCGTCGGCCACATCAAGCCCAGCTGCGGCCGCAAGGAGGAGAGAGAGAGTCGGCCAATGACCTAGCCGACTTAGAACTTAGGATGGTTTTCTTTTCTATGTTTTCGTAGTTTTCCTATTTCCTGTTGGATTAAGATTTGTACTCTTTCCTTTTATCTCTATCTTGTAATCCTTATACAAAGGAACATCTATTGATCATTAATAACAAAGAAATATTCAGTCTCTAAACTCTCTAATTACAACACGTTAACAGCATGATAGACTCCCAAAACCCTGAGAAAGAAAATCCTCTAACCCTAACCTAAAATCCGTCGCACATAAACCCTAAACCAGGCGCAACTTAAAATCGATCTATCTCTCAAACCCTGAGGAACCGGACGATGATCCACATATCATCTTGAAGCTCTGGACGAGACGAATCCATCCTCGCAAACTGTTCATCAATCCGATCTCAGACGCGCCCTCACTTGCAGAAAGAATACACGGCGCCGTCTTGGTCTTTTGGAACCTTAACCCCGAAGAACCCTAAATTGTTCTTGCTTGCGTTCCAGATTGTCAGCATCCGATCAGCTCCAGACCTAAGGTGTTCCTGATCCTAGACGACCTCAGTTTCCAGGTCGTATCACAGCCAGCTTGAGTTCCCAATCAACCAGCTCGAGACCCGATAGGAAGAAGACAGCTCGCATCCGCATCGCTGCTCGCGTCCGAGGTTCATCCGTTCACCTTGGAGGTCCGATTTCTACAACCTGCAAAACAAAGGTAATCCTAAATTCTGAGAACATGAATCGAACCTGGTTGTTTTGTAAAGATTGAAACCCTAAAATCAGAACTCTAAAGATGAAAGCCATAGGAAAAATAGATCAAATCCTAAAGAGTAAATCGGAGCTCGAATAAGTCCGATCTCGTAAACCATAATTCGAGATTGATCCATTGATCAATTAAAATCAAAGTCTTAATGATTTTGAATCTCAAATCAAATTCTCTTGATCAAAGATCAAAGTTTCGAAATCCCTAAAACCCTAAATTGGAAAATCGGTTTTAATTGTTTGATTTGAAACTTGATTATTTTATTTGATCACCTAGAAAGATTGCTAGGATTGTTTAAACTCGAATCTGAATTGCTTGACTTGTTTAAACTAAAAAAATTGATAAGCCCTTGATTATATCATCTCGTGGCCGTGTGGCCTTATTGCCTTCATACTCGAACTTGATCACTACTGATTGATTGCAATTGAACTTAGATCTAATTCCAGGGAATGATGAATTGAACTAAAATAGCCGTGTGGCTCATCTTGGCCGTAAGGCATTGCTTGAATGTTTAAATGTTNNNNNNNNNNNNNNNNNNNNNNNNNNNNNNNNNNNNNNNNNNNNNNNNNNNNNNNNNNNNNNNNNNNNNNNNNNNNNNNNNNNNNNNNNNNNNNNNNNNNNNNNNNNNNNNNNNNNNNNNNNNNNNNNNNNNNNNNNNNNNNNNNNNNNNNNNNNNNNNNNNNNNNNNNNNNNNNNNNNNNNNNNNNNNNNNNNNNNNNNNNNNNNNNNNNNNNNNNNNNNNNNNNNNNNNNNNNNNNNNNNNNNNNNNNNNNNNNNNNNNNNNNNNNNNNNNNNNNNNNNNNNNNNNNNNNNNNNNNNNNNNNNNNNNNNNNNNNNNNNNNNNNNNNNNNNNNNNNNNNNNNNNNNNNNNNNNNNNNNNNNNNNNNNNNNNNNNNNNNNNNNNNNNNNNNNNNNNNNNNNNNNNNNNNNNNNNNNNNNNNNNNNNNNNNNNNNNNNNNNNNNNNNNNNNNNNNNNNNNNNNNNNNNNNNNNNNNNNNNNNNNNNNNNNNNNNNNNNNNNNNNNNNNNNNNNNNNNNNNNNNNNNNNNNNNNNNNNNNNNNNNNNNNNNNNNNNNNNNNNNNNNNNNNNNNNNNNNNNNNNNNNNNNNNNNNNNNNNNNNNNNNNNNNNNNNNNNNNNNNNNNNNNNNNNNNNNNNNNNNNNNNNNNNNNNNNNNNNNNNNNNNNNNNNNNNNNNNNNNNNNNNNNNNNNNNNNNNNNNNNNNNNNNNNNNNNNNNNNNNNNNNNNNNNNNNNNNNNNNNNNNNNNNNNNNNNNNNNNNNNNNNNNNNNNNNNNNNNNNNNNNNNNNNNNNNNNNNNNNNNTGATCTGATCTCGTGCCTGCTTCTGGCCGAGGCAAATAATGACCTCCTGACGAAGAACAGTGAAGCTAGACCTGTTGGAACAGCACCATTACCGGAAGCTAATGAGGTTGAAAAGAAAGAACCCAACGAGTTCAATTACGTCCAAAACAATAAGAGATCACACGGCAATGGCCGTGGCAGTGACAATTACGCGAAGAGCCGAGACAACTACTCGACCGGCCGGAAAGGAAACCACAATAACCGTGGTCGTGGTTCCAATTATGGCTGTGGCCGAGGTAGTTATGGCCGTGGTCGAGGCGGCATATCCAAACCGTCTTACTCGACCAAATCCGTTTGTCACAGATGTGGAATGGGAAACCATTGGGCCAAGAACTGTAGAACCCCTAAGCACTTATGTGAGCTCTACCAAGAAAGTCTGAAGAACAAGAACCCGGAGGCTCACATGGTTCACGATTCCGGATATGAGGCCGATAATGATTCCGACATTGCTAAAGATGACCAGATGGACTTTGATTGTCTCAAGGACTAAATTTCGATCGACTTTTCTTATTGCTTTATGATTTGCTTTGATGTTTCACGATTTTATATATATATAATAAGAATTGATTTTGAATTCATTATCTTGTCTGATCTTACTTGAACATATAAATGATTTTAAAGAGTTGCCTAAAGGGCATAATACCTAAGTAATAAATCGTGAAAGAAGTATAGTAAGCCTAGTAAAGAAACTATGGCTAAGGCATTGCCTTAAAAGGCATTATACACACCCAAAAGAACATGTGACCCATTGAAATTATAATGTATTGTTTCCAAGTAGAAACAATGGGTAAGGAAGGAAACAAGTTCCTTTAGATTTTAAAAGAAAATGGTCGAGACTATACCTAATGATCTCAACTGATTTAAAACTATGCTACAAGATCAGTATGATAAAGAGGCAAGAGATGTGGTAACCATATTGAGATAACAACACAAAATTTTACACTATATGGCATGATAGGATTAACCATCCTAAAGTCTAAAACCTGATGCAAAGATTGAAAAGACACAAAGAGTTATCCCGTAAAAGATCTCACATTGTGAAACATGTACACAAAGGGAAACNNNNNNNNNNNNNNNNNNNNNNNNNNNNNNNNNNNNNNCTTATAGTATGGTCATGAAAACCCATGATCAATACTACAAGTTCGTGTACCACTATGGTCTAAAGACCATGTTATAAATGGCTCGGCCATAAAAGGTCATTCCTCGGCCGTAGAGGCCATGTTTTAAAACGGCCAAACCATAAGGCCATTACTCGGCCAAAGAGGCCATTACCTATAAAGGTTCGGCCAAGTAAGCCATCACCTATAAATGATCGGCCATGTAAGCTATTATCTATAAGGATAAGACTATAAAGTCTATAAGCTTGGGGACATTATGAATTTACATTTATAGAATGATAATATGCATCAGGCCATATAAGTGAGCATATATNNNNNNNNNNNNNNNNNNNNNNNNNNNNNNNNNNNNNNNNNNNNNNNNNNNNNNNNNNNNNNNNNNNNNNNNNNNNNNNNNNNNNNNNNNNNNNNNGAGGATTGGGAATATATATTGGATAGGAGTATTACTTTCTCCCACGAATTCAAAGAAAATTTGAGCCAAACATGGGTGATTAGACTGTGGCCAGGTGCACGGATTGCATGAATCCGTCTATTCAATATTAAAGGAGAAAGATTATAAGCTGGATAAAGAATGTTAAAATTACGAATGGTTTTAACCATCATTGTCTTGGAAAAGATCTTCGGACTAGAGATTATAATTTAAGACGTCCAAAGAAAGGTTATATAAAGCTAGCTAATTAAGAAGCTAATCGAAATGCCAGACACTGACCCGAGAAATGACTAACCAGCTTAGCACCAAATGAATGTCCTAGAAGAGACATAATCAAGTTGCTATAGAGTTTATACAAGATAGACCAAATATTCCATAAGATAAAGGAATGTCGGATAGAAAAGAATGGTGAAAAGAATACAGATCCGAGATTATAAGAGAAACCATACCAGACATTGANNNNNNNNNNNNNNNNNNNNNNNNNNNNNNNNNNNNNNNNNNNNNNNNNNNNNNNNNNNNNNNNNNNNNNNNNNNNNNNNNNNNNNNNNNNNNNNNNNNNNNNNNNNNNNNNNNNNNNNNNNNNNNNNNNNNNNNNNNNNNNNNNNNNNNNNNNNNNNNNNNNNNNNNNNNNNNNNNNNNNNNNNNNNNNNNNNNNNNNNNNNNNNNNNNNNNNNNNNNNNNNNNNNNNNNNNNNNNNNNNNNNNNNNNNNNNNNNNNNNNNNNNNNNNNNNNNNNNNNNNNNNNNNNNNNNNNNNNNNNNNNNNNNNNNNNNNNNNNNNNNNNNNNNNNNNNNNNNNNNNNNNNNNNNNNNNNNNNNNNNNNNNNNNNNNNNNNNNNNNNNNNNNNNNNNNNNNNNNNNNNNNNNNNNNNNNNNNNNNNNNNNNNNNNNNNNNNNNNNNNNNNNNNNNNNNNNNNNNNNNNNNNNNNNNNNNNNNNNNNNNNNNNNNNNNNNNNNNNNNNNNNNNNNNNNNNNNNNNNNNNNNNNNNNNNNNNNNNNNNNNNNNNNNNNNNNNNNNNNNNNNNNNNNNNNNNNNNNNNNNNNNNNNNNNNNNNNNNNNNNNNNNNNNNNNNNNNNNNNNNNNNNNNNNNNNNNNNNNNNNNNNNNNNNNNNNNNNNNNNNNNNNNNNNNNNNNNNNNNNNNNNNNNNNNNNNNNNNNNNNNNNNNNNNNNNNNNNNNNNNNNNNNNNNNNNNNNNNNNNNNNNNNNNNNNNNNNNNNNNNNNNNNNNNNNNNNNNNNNNNNNNNNNNNNNNNNATTGATCTTGGAGTTGTATAAAAGACAATCCAATACAGTCCATATATTTGAAATTCCTTGTGATTATACTAAACCTAAAAGAGGTTAGTAGACATAGAATAAATCTATGTGGGTATCTGACCAAAAGCGTCCGGCCCCGGTCCTTCAAACTAAAGATGTCTGACTCTGTCTGTCTAAGGGCATCCGGCTCTTCAGCAAAGAACGTCTGGCTCTTCTGCTAGACGCGTCCAGCTTTTAAGACTAAAAGGCGTCTTTCCCTTCTTCTTGATCATGGGCTAGTAGAGATAAAAGATCAACCGGATACAAATGTATTGTAGTCCATAAGCTTGTGAGAGCCGAGATCTATGACCTAATAATATATACTTAGCGTGTGATATGATCCACATCAACTAAGGTCATGAGACATCATCATTATTAAGATAGGAATGCAAAAGAATAATGAATACGGCATTACCTAAGGCAAAGAAATCGATGTCCACATCCATGAGAGTGTTCGGCCGCAGAGCCATAATAAGAGATTATAATCTCACAGCAATGATCATTGATCTTGAACACTCATGAGACAAGTAGTGGACATGTATAGAGTCTATGACCCGAACATAGATCGACCAGATTGATACATGGTCGATGGTAATTATAATGACCAAAACATAAGAACAGTCAATGGTAGACGATTACGTCTAGATCATGGACACGTTTTGCAAATGGGATCCATACATACATGATTTGCAAAAGATATGAGGACAATGTGGTTCACATTGATCAGCTCATCTATTTCAATAAGACACACGATGTCAAAGGACATGAGAAACGACCTAAGAAGTCGAGGTGGTCTAATTACGGTTCAGTAATGAAACTGGCCGATTACTCCCATCCTATACATACATGAAATAGCACGCACCAAGATGCGTAGAATGTAGAACCTACACTGAGGTTCACATCAGGGGGAGTAGTGCGTGTTGTACTCTTTTTCCTTCATCATGGTTTTGTCCCACTGGGTTTTCCTGATAAGGTTTTAATGAGGCAACATGAAGCGTACTACAGATCCTGTAAGGTTATGGCATCCAAGGGGAGTGTTATAAATCATGGAGTGGATTGCCATTAACCAAGACAAGAGGAGAAAGCCCGTCGGCCACATCAAGCCCAGCCGCGGCTGCAAGGAGGAGAGAGAGTCGGCCAATGACCTAGCCCACTTAGAACTTAAGATGTTTTCCTTTTCTATGTTTTAGTAGTTTTCCTATTTCCTGTTGGATTAAGATTTGTACTCTTTACTTTTTATCTCTATCTTGTAATCCTTATATAAAGGAACCTCTATTGATCATTAATAACAGGGAAATATTCAGTCTCTAAACTCTCTAATTACAACAACATATAAGAGTTCTTCATTTT
This sequence is a window from Brassica oleracea var. oleracea cultivar TO1000 chromosome C1, BOL, whole genome shotgun sequence. Protein-coding genes within it:
- the LOC106307955 gene encoding probable carotenoid cleavage dioxygenase 4, chloroplastic, with amino-acid sequence MDSLSSSSFISTFSPASSLLLPRPSSSRRLLRINSAVVEERSPITNPSQNNDLPPSKPKKLYTRTNHTAVSSPAKPRQQTSLATALFTTMEEVINTFIDPPSRPSVDPKHVLSDNFAPVLDELPPTECEIIHGSLPPSLNGAYIRNGPNPQFLPRGPYHLFDGDGMLHAIRIRDGKATLCSRYVKTYKYNVEKQTGTPVIPNVFSGFNGVPASMARGALTAFRVLAGQFNPINGIGLANTSLAFFCNRLFALGESDLPYAVRLTESGDIVTIGRHDFDGKLAMSMTAHPKTDPETGETFAFRYGPVPPFLTFFRFDSTGKKRKDVPVFSMTSPSFLHDFAITRRHAIFSEIQIRMRMDSMLEGGSPVGADNGKTPRLGVIPRYAEDESEMKWFEVPGFNIIHAINAWDEDDGNTIVLIAPNIMSIEHTLERMELVHALVEKVKIDLVTGIVTRHPISARNLDFAVINPAFVGRQSRYVYAAIGDPMPKISGVVKLDVTRGDRDDCTVARRMYGPGCYGGEPFFVARDPGNPEAEEDDGYVVTYVHDEVAGESKFLVMDAKSPELEVVAAVRLPRRVPYGFHGLFVKESDLNKL